From the Triticum urartu cultivar G1812 chromosome 4, Tu2.1, whole genome shotgun sequence genome, the window gtctacacacagtccaaaaccaagtccaactgtaacctaccttgtacaataatattcaacacaactctaacaaactccaccttggcgaatattcttcACCACCTTGAATTCATGTGTGTGTCGAACCTCCGTGTACATTGGACTTGAAATACGCCATGAGCATCGCTGCTACTCTCATACTCcatgtgactccacctgcaactgtagTCCTTTCTCATCTTCTTCACAGTCAACACTCAagcaaaattaagttcctcaTTACTCTACTTTGTGCTCCCAATCTTCCGGAGAATTTGTTCAACGCCATCACACACCGACCACTGTTTGCGTGAaaatgaacaactcacatattggacGCCACATATAAGAGTTACTTGAACTCAACGTCACCGCTCTTTCTTGACTGCttgtctgaaacttgaaggaatttcaccgtcGCCCTGTGTCACCCTAagtcaaattcgcagttgtctcacccttcttctgatgaggacatcaataccattgttacacccacagcccctactgttacatatactggaccaattactagagctcgcgcacgccaattaaattaccaggtactttcgtttcttggtaatgattctaatgttcatgagattatgatgctgcctaaattggatacatttgttttgctttcaaatgaagggcctagcttggagaaggatgaacattggagcaagaacacgcatggagttgatggcatgcgcaaggggatcaagaacggagttacaagtgatgatttcaggactttgaagccgccataaggagtgcatgaagccttggacgaaatatacaagatgccacttcataatattcgtccataggctattctaggtgctgcgtcaccttattaatgggccaggcccatgtaatttcgaaatacttaagtataggctatttttagagtccgtatgtgtggggaaacaagagttagggttggtttcggaccccaccctcaagggcccacgaaattcccccctcttcctccatatatacatcccttagggcgtcgtttagacttgggttttgtttagattaaagttcgcatagctgcaacttcgcgtacttcgtttgtgtccaacgaccagaccaagacgtcacagaaccccaccttgatcaataaagctttcatcttatattcgcaatatccagattgcaatctcagtttcttgcttgttcttcgtttgctcgcaggaaacaggccctcggtggtcaggttgatcgtgctccggtgtCCCGTGTTTCGATGAGATGTgtgctatcgttttctgtgggagtcgaccttgacgatccgactacgaacgtgcgagacgtcgcgccttagcaatcgctaaaccaacttccgagggttattgaccacgccggagcacgatcaacctgaccacgagggtcctgtttcctgcgagcaaacgaagaacaagcaagaaactgagattgcaatctggatattgcgaatataagatgaaagctttattgatcaaggtggggttctgtgacgtcttggtctggtcgttggacacaaacgaagtacgcaagttgcagctatggcgaacttttaatctaaacaaaacccaaagtctaaacgacgccctaagggctgtatatatggaggaagagaggggaatttcgtggcccttgagggtggggtccgaaaccaaccctaactcttgtttccccacacatacggactctaaaaatagcctatacttaagtatttcgaaattacatgggcctggcccattaataaggtgacgcagcacctagaatagcctatggacgaatattatgaagtggcatcttgtatatttcgtccaaggcttcatgcactccttatggcggcttcaaaagtcctgaaatcatcacttgtaactccgttcttgatccccttgcgcatgccatcaactccatgcgtgttcttgctccaatgttcatccttctccaagctaggcccttcatttgcaagcaaaacaaatgtatccaatttaggcagcatcataatctcatgaacattagaatcattaccaagaaacgaaagtacctggtaatttaattggcgtgcgcgagctctagtaattggtccagtatatgtaacagtaggggctgtgggtgtaacaatggtattgatgtcctcatcatcttcCGGATAGTCTCTAGCATGTCCCACAGCTatagcactccgcctccttctatATTTGCCATCCGCACTTTGCATGTGCACTGAACACCATAGATTATACGGCCATGTACTCTCTCAACTTTTGACAATTTCAGACTCTCCGCCACTTTCTCAGATTCTCCATGGTCAACTCATGTCCATCAACTAGCACCGATAGACCCAGTCACCAACTTGAATCTGGTACTCATCAACACTGCTTCAGCACCCCTGCTGTGTTCCGTGCttaccgcacgcctcgccgctatcACCGCGTCGAGCCTCTACTGTCCTGGCTGAGTCTCCAGGGTCGCATACCCACAACACTCAACCCCTACTACAGAGaaccaccgatcatcaccgaccgatgcAAGAGTATCACGTCTCCACCAGACCACTGGTACCCAGCCCGATCCACGGGTCTCTCGCTATCCCGCTGAATTAGTCTTCGACTCTCCATGCATTTACGCCGTAGCCCCTCCATCAGCACAGAGTGAAGTCGTCCATCAaactccagctccaccttcaacatgactccatggtggTTGTACATGCCACCCCCGCGCCCTGTCGACTTCAAGCTCTCATGTGTACATTGCCTTGAATCAACTTTGCGCCATAGTCTTGCCGAAGCCGCACAAGCCCTCAGGCCTGcaccacgtgtttccacgccccagaagtcggtcaccatcagcatcacgccCCTATGTCGTCGTCGCCGAGATCACCACCGTCTTCTTGTTTGACCAACATCCATGTCAATCCATCAGGCAATCCAGTCCGACCCAGCCGAAATTATCCGACTGCAATCATGCTTCACCCTGCGTCGTGTCCGCCCCGCATATCTCGGTGCATTGCTTGACGCCATGTGTATGCACGATCCCTGCCGACATACTCAAGACTCCTCCGAACCTTATACACATGTCGCTATCCTCGCCACACACTCCACACACTCTCACGCTACCATCCTCGTACACTACCATGTACAAAGAGATAAAGCCAAACTCCACTACATAAGTTTTGCCGTGTGCACTTCACCATGAAGATCAATGGAAAACTCCACAACTTCACCACGTGCTCCTGTAGGCTGTAGTTCAATTAGCTTATCCTATCTTTTCCTCCGATGGATAGCACCAGTCTTTTGCGTAGCCCCTTTTTTTCACAACAAATCTCGTGTGTGTCCTACGTCTCTTCGGCTCAGCGCAGCCCCCGCGTGcccgtgctattatgttggcataggttacatagtgtgtctacccccgatatatatgagaggcctaggacacaagtgtcctaataggacacaaCTCTTACCCTGTCTACACACAATCCAaaaccaagtccaactgtaacctaccttgtacaataatattcgacacaactcttaACACATACATTGTCTTACAAGGAAATGCAGCTACAGCTAAGTAACACAAGGATTACAGCTAAAATGTTGAGCAACCTACAGGAAGTGACTAGGTGGAGTGCCACATCGACAGTTAAATGCCAACCAACCCCACTAGAATGGTCAAAAATGCTATGATTAGCAACATTCTTATTTTCGGGTTCTTAATCAGGTACATTTGTGTCAAAATTAATTCTTAAGCTAGGTATTGGTTTTGACGTGCACATAGTGTCAAAAGTGGAATGTATTCTTTAGCAACAAATTTAAGATTACCAAAGAACCCAATTACACTAAAACTTCATTTTTGTTACATCTTACTTATAGTTTTACATGTCTACCGTGAGCATTCAAATCAGCACAAGCAAAAAAAACATTAGTATCAGATATGTGAACTGAAGATTATTTCACAAATCTAGCCACATAAACATGCGTCGCTCTGTTAGTTTTGTGGGAAATAGGAAAGTCTAACAATAGACATTGACCACACATAATGCGAGTCCCTGTCTTACGGATAAGTTCACACTTCATCATTTTACAACATTATTTTTCCGACTATCCCATGAAACATCCAATGACACCACCAGCATTACAAATCTAAGGGCCTGAGACGCAGCAAAAGAAAATTCTCATTATATGTCGTAAAAAGATGCTAAGCGAAGTAGAAGAAGGCAAAAGAAGCAATGGTGAAGCTCCATGTGTGATCTATGTACAAGACATAAGTACTTGGCCTAGCCAGCCCAAAAAACAGTTTCTAAGGCTAAACCAGATTTGGGAAATGAGGCATGTGGCAAGCAGAACCGTACCAAAGCCTACTTGGAGCCGCCCAGCACAGGAATTGCTCAGGTTTATGTACCAATTTAATATTACAACTCTTGTAAACAACACCATGGACACAAGAGCGGCTTTTGCATAACATTATTATTTCCTTTTAATACTACGAGTAAGCTCACTAGCTCGTTTTATATGTAAGCTCACTGGCCAAGGAGGTCTATACACGACAGACTCAAAATTGTTTGGTGCTGTGTGTGCAATGATTCTAGTGCCAACAACATAAATCTTAATCAAATGGAAGCATTATTGTGCCGGGTGAACAAGAAACAAAATATATATAATGGAACTAGAAATATTAAGAATGTGGCATGAATTATAGTAGTGAATTACAATGATTATAGATAATGTACCCATGACATGCAATCATAAATTGCTAAGCTGGAGAGATTATAGATAACATACCCAAGACATGCAATCATAAATTGCTAAGATAGAATAGAGACTTCCGCCAGGGCAGTTAAGATATATCTGATATAGAAGAAGAACACATTGAGTAATTCACAAATCGAGGGGCCAGATACACACGtgcacgcgcgcacacacacacaataaGGCAAATGTTACGTTATAAAATTAATTTTGAACCTCCAATAAAAAAATGTACACTAACCAGAATATCACCCTCTTCATCTATAGCAGAAAGTGTGACAAGCTGTGATATCACACGTTGTGCCACTTGCGAGTTAACGTATTGACCAATGAAGATTATACGGTTTCCTAGCAGTACGGTTGCCAGATCCAGAGGGCCACCAGGAGTCATGATAGCAGGCATTAAAGGTGGATTTTCATTCTCTGATGCCACGATTGTATTTTTCCTATAGAATAGATAATCATTTACAGTTATGGGTGCATTTGAGTCCACAAACTATTGACTGGAAAAGGAAATAATCAGGCTTCTTATACACAACCTATATTAAAAATAGACAAGGATAAGAAGATAGCAACCATGGTAGCTTCAAATGTATCACCTCAGATAAGATTGACCGTGTATCCTCTCATCCAACCATGCAGAAACACCTGATGTTAAAACTTGCAGTCCTATATGTACAATTTGAGTGAGACAGAAACTCGATATGTTGGCAATAATACCATGAAGAGAAAAAACATGGACTGCAGAAAAATTGTGGAAAAGAATATGCAGCACAATATATTCTCCGTTCTTACGGTTTGGGTTACAGGATGGCGAGAGGGATGGCAGGAGACGATATCAGGAGCTACGGTTATAGCAAAGGGATAACTAGGGAGACAGTCACCACCATGCTCTGGCCTGGCTTGTCCCCTAGCATTGTGCCAGCTTGCGCAAGGCTATGAGTACAGCATGTTCTGGCTCCTCAAATAAGAAATTGTTAGAGACTGGATGAGGGAATCGATCTACTGTTGCTCTCCGAAGTAGTAGCTAGTACAAATCAATTACAGGAGCATCGCTCTCGAATGGAGAATGAACAGGGGAAGAACTAGGGTTGGGGAAGAGGAAAGTAGGTAGCCGCCGGTTCGTCCTGATCCACTGGATGGTGTGCTCTTCGTGTGTCTCCCCTGAAGTAGTCGTGCTCGCGGGCTCAGTTGTTCCATTCAGGCCCGTGGGTGCGCGGGCTGGGCCGCTTGACTCGTGTGGGCCGTTGGGCAGCTGTAGAGTTGTTGTGGTCGCTGCCCAGTGGGTCCCTCTCGTCAGGGGCGCTAACATCCCCCTCTCCTTGAGATGAGGCTTGTCCCCAAGCCTCTGCATGCGGGAAGCGCGCCATGAGGCTGGCCTTATCCTCCCAGGTGGCCCAAGGTTGCAGAATTGGACCATTGCACCCTGACTTGTTCTTGCATACCCCCGTTCTTTTTGCGCCAGCGTGTTTGCACTACTGCCATTGGTACAGCAAGATCATCAGAGCAATGAGGCAATTATGGTTCGACCGACATACCAGGGAGTAGGGCGCGGCGAAGCAGCGAAACGTGGAAAACTGGGTGCACCGTGGCTTCTGGTGGTAGTTGCAGTTTATACGCTACTTCATTGATCTTGTCGATGATGAGGAATGGTCCAAAGAATTTGTAGGCTAATTTGTGGTTCGCCCGCGGTGCCACTGAGGATTGGATGTATGGTTGTAGCTTGAGGAACACTTTCTCACCCACTTGGAATTCTCGAAAAGATCTTTTCTTGTCTGCTTGGTCTTTCATGAGTTGTCGCGCCCTGTTCAGATGTTGCTGCAGCAGGTCTTGAACTGTTGCTCGTTCATCCAGCCATGATTGCAGCGCTGGCACAGAGCAAACACTATCCACGGAGATCCCCAGTTGTGCAGGCTCGTACCCGAACAGTGCCTTGAATGGAGTCATGCCTATAGCAGAATGGTGTGCGTTGTTGTACCAGAATTGAGCGAGTGGGATCCAGAAACTCCATCTCCTTGGACAAGCTTGAGTGAAACAGCGAAGAAATGTCTCGACGCACTGATTGACACGTTCCGTTTGGCCGTCAGTCTGCGGATGATTGGCTGTGCTCAGTCTGAGTTCAGTGCCTGCTCCACAGAATAACTCCTGCCAGAAATGGCTAGTGAAGACTGGGTCTCTGTCAGAGACGATTGCTTTGGGTAAACCATGCGTCCGGTAGATCTGGTTCATGTATAGCTGTGCCACTGAAGCTGACGTGTATGGATGAGCCAGAGGGAGGAAATAAGCAAATTTGGTTCGTTTGTCGACGAGCACCAACAAACAGTTGAACTTGCTGGACTGGGGAAGGCCATCCATGAAATCCATGGAAATCATATCCCATGGTTGTTGTGGAACTGGTAGAGGCAGTAACAGACCCTGGTGATGCGGCACGGTCTGGCTTAGCTTGCTGACACACCTGGCAACAGCGGACGTACTGCAGGATTTGAAGTTTCATCTTAGGCCAGGCAAAGAGACGTCTGATGCGACGGTAGGTGACGGGAAACCCTGAATGGCCGCCAATGGGGCTGTCGTGAAACACTGATATGATTCTCTGCTGTATATGAGTGCTCCCCCCCAGCCAAATCCTGCCTCGGAAGTAGATTATCCCTTGCCGAAGGGTGAATCTGCCTTTTGGGTCTTCCCTGATGGCAAGTTGGGACAGCAGACGCGAAGCTTGATCGTTGTTGTGGTAGCTGTTGGTGACATCCTCGAGCCAGGCCGGGTTGCATGACGTGGTGGAGAAAAGTGTGTCGCTTGGCTTGGCACGAGATAGCGCGTCTGCACCAGCATTCTCAATCCCTTTCTTGTACCGGATGCGGTATCGCAGGCCGAGCAGTTTAGTGAACGCCTTCTGCTGCCAAGGGGTTGTCAGACGTTGCTCCAAGTGAATCAAGCTCTTCTGATCGGTCAGGATGTCAAATTCAGCGTGTTGCAGGTACGGACGCCACTGATCCACGGCTACGACTATAGCCAAGTATTCCTTCTCATACGTGGACAACCCCTGATAGCGTGGGCTGAGTGCTTTACTCATAAAAGCGATCAGGTGCCCCTACTGCTGTAAGATCGCCCCGATGCCGTGGTCACTCACATCAGCCTCGATTGTAAAGGCTTGTTTGAAATTAGGGAGAGCCAACACGGGAGCAGAAATCAGCTGCTGTTTGAGGACTTGAAATGCTGTTTCAGTTGTGGAGGTCCAGAGAAAAGGAGTCCCCTTCTTGAGCAGGTTGCAGGTTGAACAGAGGACGTGCGATCACACCAAAGTTTCTGACGAACCTTCGATAGTAGCCTGCAAGCCCCAGGAAGCTGCGAACCTCTTTGACGTTTGTCGGAGCTGTCCAGTTGTTGACTGCTGCAATTTTGGAGGGGTCGGTAGCGACGCCTTCTGAGTTGATGACATGCCCCAGGTAGGAAATCTGCTGCTGACCGAAGGCACACTTGCTGAGCTTGGCCTTCCAACAGTCTGCGGAGGAGAGTAAGCACCTGCCTCAGATGATCGACCGACGTGCTCTTGGAGTGTTGCGCTGAAGACGAGAATATCATCGAAGAATGACAGAACACAGACACGGTTGACAGGCTTGAGAGTGGTGGTGACTGCTCCAATAAAAGTGGCCGGCGCACCTGCGAGGCCAAACGAGACCACTCTGAATTCAAAATGGCCCTGGTGCGTCTGGAAGGCTGTCTTGTATTCCTCTCCGGGAGCCAAGCGAATTTGATGATAGCCTGCGCGAAGGTCAAGTTTGGAGAACCAAGCTGCACCGTGAAGTTCATCCAGGAGTTCCTCAATGACAGGTACCGGAAACTTGGCGATCACTGTGAGAGCGTTGAGCTGACGGTAGTCGATACATAGTCGCCATGTTCCGTCTTTCTTCTTGACTAAAATGACTGGTGAGGAGAATGGGCTCGTGCTTCTCTGTATCACACCTGATCGCAGCAGCTCTTCGACTTGTTTCTCTATCTCTGTCTTGTGCTCTGGCTTGTGTCTGTAAGGTCTAATGTTGACTAGTTGTGCTCTAGGGATGAGCGGTATTTTGTGATCACAAGCACGCCGCAGGGGAAGGCCTTTTGGTTCAGAGAAAACATCCGCAAAATCATCGACCACTTTCTGAATGCAGTCCGGAACAGGTGCAGTTGACTCCTCTGGTGCAATCATACATAGGTGTATGATATGCGAGACAGCCCCGTTGCTGCAGAGGCTCTGTAATTGGATGCTGTTGATGGTTTCACAGACAACCGAAGCT encodes:
- the LOC125551359 gene encoding uncharacterized protein LOC125551359, with amino-acid sequence MIGLDNFIDTKIPQDEGPNDTVMAISLSAVIGGVSAKAFQLRAWIQGREVLLLIDSGSSNSFIDEQLATTLVGVQAMAKPGRVRVADGGEMVCSTYIPHCAWYAQGHEFFTDLKVLPLGTYDAILGMGWLEEHSPMTVDWRARFIETITLAGPIRLNGHDAASVVCETINSIQLQSLCSNGAVSHIIHLCMIAPEESTAPVPDCIQKVVDDFADVFSEPKGLPLRRACDHKIPLIPRAQLVNIRPYRHKPEHKTEIEKQVEELLRSGVIQRSTSPFSSPVILVKKKDGTWRLCIDYRQLNALTVIAKFPVPVIEELLDELHGAAWFSKLDLRAGYHQIRLAPGEEYKTAFQTHQGHFEFRVVSFGLAGAPATFIGAVTTTLKPVNRVCVLSFFDDILVFSATLQEHVGRSSEAGAYSPPQTVGRPSSASVPSVSSRFPTWGMSSTQKASLPTPPKLQQSTTGQLRQTSKRFAASWGLQATIEGSSETLV